Proteins found in one Balaenoptera acutorostrata chromosome 17, mBalAcu1.1, whole genome shotgun sequence genomic segment:
- the LOC102999929 gene encoding cytochrome b-c1 complex subunit 7 isoform X1, translating to MASRPAVAASSKWLEGIRKWYYNAAGFNKLGLMRDDTIYENEDVKEAIRRLPENLYNDRVFRIKRALDLTMRQQILPKEQWTKYEEDKFYLEPYLKEVIRERKEREEWAKK from the exons ATGGCGAGTAGGCCTGCCG TTGCAGCATCAAGCAAGTGGCTGGAGGGTATTCGAAAATGGTATTACAATGCTGCCGGGTTCAATAAACTGG GCTTAATGCGAGATGATACGATATATGagaatgaagatgtaaaagaagcCATAAGAAGGCTTCCTGAGAACCTTTATAACGACAGGGTGTTTCGCATTAAGAGAGCACTGGACCTGACCATGAGGCAGCAGATCTTGCCTAAAGAGCAGTGGACAAAATATGAGGAG gataaattctACCTTGAACCATATCTGAAAGAGGTTATtcgggaaagaaaagagagagaagaatgggCAAAGAAATAA
- the LOC102999929 gene encoding cytochrome b-c1 complex subunit 7 isoform X2, translating to MRDDTIYENEDVKEAIRRLPENLYNDRVFRIKRALDLTMRQQILPKEQWTKYEEDKFYLEPYLKEVIRERKEREEWAKK from the exons ATGCGAGATGATACGATATATGagaatgaagatgtaaaagaagcCATAAGAAGGCTTCCTGAGAACCTTTATAACGACAGGGTGTTTCGCATTAAGAGAGCACTGGACCTGACCATGAGGCAGCAGATCTTGCCTAAAGAGCAGTGGACAAAATATGAGGAG gataaattctACCTTGAACCATATCTGAAAGAGGTTATtcgggaaagaaaagagagagaagaatgggCAAAGAAATAA